The uncultured Dysgonomonas sp. genome contains the following window.
GCTCCGGCAAATGCCGATAATCCATACGATCTTACTCTGTGGTATGTACTCCCTACTGATCCATATTTCGAATGTGCAAATAATGGAAAGGGTGGAAATTGTAACAATATCAAAGGGGTGATGGTAAATCTGATACGTGAGACTGATCTTGCTATTGAAAAAACAGTAAATGAATCCAACCCGGAGGTCGGTGATTTTGTAACTTTTACTCTAAAGATTACAAATCATGGGCCACATAGTGCTTCCAATATAATAATTAACGACATTCTTCCCGATGGATATACAATTGGTGTGATAAATAATGGAGGAACAAGTGTTGGGAATACTATAACATGGAATATTATATCTCTGGCTAAGGACGCAAATACTTCTGTTACTTTTACAGCAGAGATCAATCCATCCGGAAGCTATTTAAATACGGCCTCTGTCTCTGCCGACGGAGTAGATCCCGAACCGGATAACAACACGGATACGGAAACAGTTGTTCCATGCCGGGAAGAAAACATATTTTCTGAAAATTTCGGAGATAGTGAATTTCCGGAAGCATCAAATAATTTTGGACGGGTGACTTCTCCTTATATGCCATCCAACAGTTTTAAGTTTGGCACGCCATATCCTCTTTCAGAAGAATATGATAAATTCGCGATTGATAATAATCATTATGCCGTAGTAGCCCCCGGATATATAAAAATGGGACATAAAGCGAATGATTATTATTTTTGGACACCGGCTTACAATGAGTCTAATACCATACAAGATCGTTCGAATACCGTAGCTGGTGCTGTTATGGTTGTAAATGCCGGACAAGTTCTCAATTCATTCTACAAAAGGACTCAATTATTACAGGTCGGTGCTTCATACAGGGCTTCATTTTGGTTGTATCTTGTAAATGGGCCTTCACAAGTTGCTATTGACATCTTGAATCCGAAAACGAATGAAGTATTGGCTACAATAGAGTCTCATGTTCTGAATGATTGGGATGCTAGCGTTAAAAATAAATGGACATATCTGGAACTATATTTTTCTGTACCTATACCGGATGATGAAGAAAATTGTAAAGTGGATAATGTTATTATTTCTTTCCGGAATAACCTCGCAGAGAATAGTGGAAACGATTATTATGTAGATGATATAAGCCTCGATAAAGTATGTTCTGTCCCTTCTGGTACAATTATAATAAGATGTCCAGACCCTAATTATAAGAAAAATTATTGGCACGGTACGGTTAGCAATCAATGGGCAGATACTGATAACTGGACTGCCGAGTTTGTTCCTGCATCAGGAGATAACATTGAGTTTGCAACAGAGAACAATAATGGTTCTTCAGGAAATGGCAATGGTCTTGGAACTGCAATTCGTGATTTGCATCTTGATGTCGATCGTGTGATCGGAGATCTCATTAATAATTCGGATGTAGATTTACTGGTAACCACCGAAAACCAGCTTACTATAAATGGAGTGGTGATAGATGACAACCCGGACAAAGGGACTATTGTAGTAAAGACTTCAACAGATAAACCGACAGGGACATTGCTCTTTGCCAATCCTGATGACAATCGGAATGTAAATGCTACGGTAGAATTCTATAACAAAGCATATGAATGCTCAACTTGTGGATTTTATAAAAAACAATGGCAATATTTTGGTATTCCGGTTCAAGCATCCGATTTTCCATATCTTACTCCTAGAGTGGAAACAGTAAACCAATGGGTAGAAACATTCAATGGCAATAAATGGCAGCTCGCTCCATATACGCCGGATACAGGTCTAAAAGCATTCAAAGGTTACGAAATGACTAATAGTAGTAATGCTTTGCCGACTCATATCTACAGTTTCCCTGGAATTTTAAATGTCGGTAATGCTATTGTCCCGCTTACCCGAACATCTAATGTTAATTATTCGGGGATGAACCTTGTAGGTAATTCCTTTACTGCTGCTATACCAATTACTTCCGCAGCTATCGAACTTGGAAGTGTGGAGTTGACCGAAAATACAGTTTATCTGTTCAATACGGGAACTCGCGACCAATGGCGAAAACTGAATGGAGGAACAGTCAGCGGTGTTGCCGGCGGACAGTATCAGGCTGTACCATTTAACCTTGCAGGACAAGCCGGAATACCGGACAGGATATTGTCTATGCATACATTCATGTTGGATGTAAAAACTCCCGGTAATATAACATTGAAGTATGGCGAACTGATGAAAAATGAGTTAAATACGTCGACTACAAAACCATGGAAGTCGACCTATACTAAAAATAGTACGGCACAATACCCTTATATTGTTATGGAGGTTGTTGGCAATACATCAGCTGACCGTGTATGGCTATTCGAAAATCCAGGTACTACTAAGGGTTTTGATAATGGATGGGATGCATACAAACTTCAGGAAGAAGGGCTGGCTCAGGTATATGTTTCAGGTGAAGCAGAGTCTAAGTATCAGATAGCTACTGTTCCTGAATTTGTGGGAACTACTTTTGGTGTGAATACAGTGAAAGATGAGAAGTTTTTGATAACGCTTTCCGTTGCTTCTGATGTAGAAATGCGCAAATTATATTTACACGATATACATACAGGCCGTAGTTATCCCATCGAAAATAATGTAGAATACACTCTTCCCGGAGTAAATAGCATAGCTAAGGGTAGATTTAAAATTACAGAAAGTTCGTCCCCGTTAAACGGAGTCGGACAAGAATCTTCTCTTGTTAATATTTATGTCAGAAATAATCAGATCGTGGTCGATAACCAGTCTGATAAGAATTGCATAGCTACTGTTTATGATATTTTAGGCCGGTTACTTGACGAGAAGAAGGTTTTCAGCAATTCCAACGAATATTTTGTAGGGAATCAGTTAATCAACAAGGGTATATATATTGTAAAAATAGTAAGTGAAGATAAATCTATCAACAAATCTGAACGGGTTCTGTTAAAGTAGAGTGTTCAGATTTAATGTGTAAAGTAAAGCGCGACCATTTAAAGTTAGTCGTGGTGTAGTTTTGTAAAGATTTTTATAAAACCCATGAGTCGGGATGATTCGTGGGTTTAGTTTTTATATTATATGCATACTAGATTTTGAAAGAGACTTATACCCTGTCCACATACTTAAGCAGATTCAGGTTTTAATGGGTGCTTATAGAGACAAACTCGATTTATAGTTTTTAGGAACCACGCCGAAGTGCTTTTTAAACGCCACTGAGAAATGGGTGTAATTACCGAATCCTGTTCTTTCAGATACTTCACTTAATATCCATGACCCTTCCAGAATCATCTCTGCTGCTCGTTTGAGGCGATAGTTCCGGATAAAGTCGGCTGGAGCCATATCGGTAAGGCCCTTTAATTTTCGATAGAAACTGGTACGGCTAAAAGCCATTTCACTAGCTATATCATCAACATTCAGATTCGAATTAGAGAGCTCTTTATCCAGTAATCCGGTTAGTTTATCCATAAATTGACGGTCAAGTGTATTTAATCCCGTAAGCATGTCATCTGCTTGCAACTCCTGCTGTGGAGTAGAATAGTACATGCAAAGTCTTTCCCTGTTCTTCAGCCTGTTCTCTATTGTCAGCAGTAAATAGTTTACATTAAATGGTTTACATATGTATGCGTCTGCACCATACGAAAGCCCTTCCAGTTGCTCCGGCATTGAAGTTTTAGCCGTTAGTAGTATTACAGGGATATGACTCAAAACCGGGTGCTGTTTTATCCTCTTGCATAGTTCGTAACCCGAAAGTCTCGGCATGATTACATCACTGAGTACAATGTCGGGATACTCTGTCTGCATCGTTTCCCACGCTTGTTCACCGTCAAGTGCTTCAATAATATTATGTTTTTCACCTAACATTTGTCTGAAATACATCATCAAGTCTATATTATCTTCGGCAATAAGTACGGTATATCTGTGTGTATTTGGGGATGCTTTCGTGTCCTTATCTATAGAGTCGGACAGAGTTACATAATCTTCTGTTGTATAATCCGGTTTTCGTTGGTTCTGAATTTTATCCGATATAGTGTATACATCGTCCAGAGGTAGTATAAATGAGAATTTCATACCTCCTTCCGAAGGGATTTCAGCAATAATCTCTCCATGATGATGTTCTACTAATCTTTTCGTATAATGCAATCCTATTCCTGTACCCGCATAGTCCAACCTTAAACCTATAGGAGACTCAATTTGGCGGTAACGTAGAAAAATTTCATCCAGTTTATCTGGAGGCACTCCCGGTCCGTCATCTAAGACTGAGATTTCTATATATCGATCATCGTGAGAATAGATTCTTTTATATTTTTCCTGAACTTCAAAAAATGCAAATTCATAAGTTGTTATCCATATTCTACCATTACTGGATGTGTGTTTCATTGCATTAGACAATAAGTTATTCATTATTTTGTCTATTTTATCGATGTCATACCACATTTCCAGATCGGAAATATGAGGCAAGAATTGTATAGAAATCCCTTTGTAAGAAGCTGTCGACTTATAATTGTCGACAATAGAAGCAAGCTCTTCTATAATATTACCTTGTTTGACTTTCAGGGCCAGTACTCCATCTTCCATCTTCCTGAAATCGAGCAATTGGTCCATTAGTTTATATAGTCGCTGGCAGTTGTTATAAACAGTTTGCAGCAGCTGTCCTTCTGTACT
Protein-coding sequences here:
- a CDS encoding T9SS type A sorting domain-containing protein, which codes for MNYISNRFLYFILLFISLLPLVQMHADGSKDLYPSGATGNRAYLRSNTGVTANWPFPNKGTHYVYAAAGETITLASSAQSGTTRRIRLYAPNGNEVSPTIANNQGNIADRNAELAGPRKVGQIAGGNRYLPIYYTVPAGGAGIYRVEFEGTGSDSGDVTGTANTLSQPSGSSYVAGWDISVINTANTDFIKGRVYTNVLNMSIASSTSTGFYGLVYVLTKDGYTYRVNNNGNNGIYFTFFVNNNGFVNATTKVPIYKSLNTTTGIGNQVHDPNLADTDVSITHKLFYTQPSADLPLDVEVSGAVPGGKTWLRNTIVVPKVEEVKVLGTDNTEGQISSKGGYIRFKTESQGTFTIKIESTGTPAFTTRHMYGAAKIGENSVYWDGKDGDNIPIPAGRVPAKITVQLQGAEVHFPFFDMEMNLRGTIIELLDHNNLNNVLSDIVYWDDSNITINSNNNSGSSPSPVNNTHLPPTNSSGISSNSNGHKWAVGISNASYGFGNQKSIDTWTFIKGEEKTIETAVTIKEADLQVSSVTVDKSSVRLEEEDINGDYNPTILSYTVKVKNDGPSDVLGAPFTFTLPTGFDGTGYTAVFNGNGCGTELVAIVYDAVKRQYSSSLNLPNGCEITYTFQAEVTLDADPGNNNAVATILRPNDVTDPDATNTSDPANPVAPANADNPYDLTLWYVLPTDPYFECANNGKGGNCNNIKGVMVNLIRETDLAIEKTVNESNPEVGDFVTFTLKITNHGPHSASNIIINDILPDGYTIGVINNGGTSVGNTITWNIISLAKDANTSVTFTAEINPSGSYLNTASVSADGVDPEPDNNTDTETVVPCREENIFSENFGDSEFPEASNNFGRVTSPYMPSNSFKFGTPYPLSEEYDKFAIDNNHYAVVAPGYIKMGHKANDYYFWTPAYNESNTIQDRSNTVAGAVMVVNAGQVLNSFYKRTQLLQVGASYRASFWLYLVNGPSQVAIDILNPKTNEVLATIESHVLNDWDASVKNKWTYLELYFSVPIPDDEENCKVDNVIISFRNNLAENSGNDYYVDDISLDKVCSVPSGTIIIRCPDPNYKKNYWHGTVSNQWADTDNWTAEFVPASGDNIEFATENNNGSSGNGNGLGTAIRDLHLDVDRVIGDLINNSDVDLLVTTENQLTINGVVIDDNPDKGTIVVKTSTDKPTGTLLFANPDDNRNVNATVEFYNKAYECSTCGFYKKQWQYFGIPVQASDFPYLTPRVETVNQWVETFNGNKWQLAPYTPDTGLKAFKGYEMTNSSNALPTHIYSFPGILNVGNAIVPLTRTSNVNYSGMNLVGNSFTAAIPITSAAIELGSVELTENTVYLFNTGTRDQWRKLNGGTVSGVAGGQYQAVPFNLAGQAGIPDRILSMHTFMLDVKTPGNITLKYGELMKNELNTSTTKPWKSTYTKNSTAQYPYIVMEVVGNTSADRVWLFENPGTTKGFDNGWDAYKLQEEGLAQVYVSGEAESKYQIATVPEFVGTTFGVNTVKDEKFLITLSVASDVEMRKLYLHDIHTGRSYPIENNVEYTLPGVNSIAKGRFKITESSSPLNGVGQESSLVNIYVRNNQIVVDNQSDKNCIATVYDILGRLLDEKKVFSNSNEYFVGNQLINKGIYIVKIVSEDKSINKSERVLLK